One Glycine max cultivar Williams 82 chromosome 8, Glycine_max_v4.0, whole genome shotgun sequence genomic window, ACTTGAAATACTttgcaaaaggaaaaagaagccCATTGTAGtgagcaaaaggaaaaaaaaaatccactagCTGCATACTGAACTCCCCTGGAACTTCCATTCCTGAAAACGCACGTAAGAATCTACACACACCCGCGAAACCATTCCATCTGCTCCCTCCCCTCTTTGGATTTTGACAAAACCCCAATAACCTCAACGCTCCTCTCAAGTCAAGAATTGGCGCTCCGAAGCAGAACGGGAACGGTGCCGCACTCCACCGCTTTATGCTGGTTATGAGGGAAGGAGCAGAGGGCGTAGAGCGTCGTGGCGgcttcttttctttcccttcccTTTCCGTTACAGAGGAGTGTCACGAGGGCGTGGATGGAGCCCGGGAAGGCTTCGATGGTGGCCTTGTTAACTTGGAAGACGACGAGGCTGGTGAGGAGGGTGGCGGCGAGGGCGTGACAGTCGGAGGGGGCGGCGGGGGACAGGAGGCCCTCGGCGACGAGGCTGACCTTGGTGTCGTCATCCAGGGAGAGGTGGAGGAGGAGGGAGAGGGCGCGGTGGCGGAGGTTGGCAGCAGAGATGTGTTGGAGGCAGGTTAGGAGGGCGGGGACGAGGGCGCCAACGTAGATGCCACCAACGAATACACGCGGCAGGGCAAGGAAGCGGCATCCGAGGACAGCATCGAGCTCGTTGCAGAAGCAGGTGATGCTCTTGTGCGGGCGTGAGCTAGTGGCCAAAGCAAGAGTTAAGGGAAGCTCGAGAGAGTAAGGGTTCTAGTTAAAGGACCAGAGATTTTAGATTAAAGTACACGCGACTGTTtggcatggaagaaaaacaacAACGTTTCTATATATAAATCCGCTGTCGTTTAGGTTTCCCCTAGTAAATTCTAAGGCGATTTcataaaaccatcttagaatgtgtgttATAAATTcttcttaattacaaaattgtcatcgCGTGACATTTTAAGGCGGTTTcttataaccgatgtagaatgcgcgtcgtaaaaatatcaattttttagtagtgaaaaatactatatgttaaatatttgcCACTCTCAATAACTTTTTCTGATTTCATCCCTAAATGCACGtagcttaaaaaatatttaataataaactatatattttGGGCTGATTTGACCAACACATGGTCAgttcttgttggactagaccaAAAATAGATcaatctaaattaattattttttacaatttaatgataatattttagaaatttaattttaaaaataattattatgtagttggtgttatttaatttaaacatatcactactttatctctttttttttcaaagtatataaaaattattattttaaaaaaatattattgaagagTGCTAATAACATACTCTCTGATGATCTTACTAACATATATAATCTTTTGAATTCATTAGTTgatatttgttgaaaattataaatttaatcagAAACTcaataaatgagaaataaaattaattaaatttataaattttaattaataataaataaagtgttttaaaaacagtagaatattattatcatttttcataTAATCCAACACTAGGGGTCTATTTTAAACTCATTTTTCTTCACAAAGCCCATTTACTAGGAATCGACCCATAAATAATATTTCCCTCAAGTATCAGTTATAAACCCTAAAGcataattcataactcacattacaactagaataagaaaaaaagaaagatacaaTTTCTGGTCACGAGAAACATGATAAAACTAGAGTGTCTTCTTCTGGTGCTTGTTCTCATGACTTCTGTGGTTGCTAGAAAAGAACCTTTGCTCGGACGTTGGAGCCCTATCAAGAACATCAACGACCCTAAAGTGATAGAGATCGCAAATTACGCCATTGCAACTTTTGATAAGCGATTCGGTACAAAGAAGAAGTTAGAGAAGATGATAGAGGGTGAGACTCGAACAGTAGAAGGGTTAAAGTATAAGACTCGGATAGTAGCAGGGATGGACTACTTCCTCATCTTCAGAGCCAATGATGAGTACggtgaatttcaaaattacGGAGCAACTGTGCGAGTAATCGAATCGCTCCATTTCAGAAACCTCACTGGCTTTGTTCCTGCCAATTCTTAATGATGTTGTTACACACATCTATTGTCTCATAACGTACGCTACTCTCTTTGTATTGTTTAAACCAATAAAAGTTTATGCTAAGTAAATTAATGAGAATGGGATGTGaatcctattttataccaataatCTTCCTTGCATGTTtcaattttttggaaaattcaTGTCGTATTTTGTGTTGGGGAAGCAATTTTTTTCAAGCAAAAAGTTTGCAATTTCAAATAGCATGTGtgtaattttcagtttttttaatcaGTATCATTAGaatgtgttattattttatcattattgaaTTTGCAAAAGATGATAGTTGTGTCTTCTGCTCTTTGTTATCACACTGGATCGGCTAATGAATAAGTAACTAATGTTCAAACTTAAGGTCCaccgataaaaaaataattttgagtttttataaagtaaaaaagtttccacatatattattttgattttctagGAAATTTATATGTCTTGttttgtgttttatattttctgTTTTGAGCGGGGGACGAGGCAATTTTTTTCTAAGGGGAAAAGTGTAGCAAATTGAAAAGGATGATTGACGATTGACTGGCTATGTTAATGTTCGTTAAGCAACAAGGTGTAATGCATTCCAtctattttgattatatttggttttcaaaatttcatttgtaattatatttattgtatattttttaaatttaattatctctaatattatatatatatatatatatatatatatatatatatatatatatataaattacatgtatcttgcataataataataaaaaatatatttatatcgtCAAGAGATGAATAGCCAATACACTTAATATATGGAagattatttcaataattaaataatacgcGACTAAAAGGGATTATAACATGAGATGTATTGTAGTCCGTGCATGTTTTATTTATACGtgagtaataaaataataattataaaattgatatcaaattatcatttaatGGTAGAATTGACAACAGGGACTAAAACCATCATAGGAAAAAAGTTAAAGGATGTCAACCGATGGAACTTTTGTTTAAGGACTaagatttgaaatttgaaaaagtttaaaaaccaaaaactttgttaatccaaaaaaaatttaaagcacCTTTTTCGCCTAAAATAAGGGCACTAAAAACAATTtcgtattaattattttcaatgcaCATTTATGATTTTACAGAAAGTAGCTTTTTTGccttaaaaaattgattcttaaaTGCACATTTATTGCTTGAAGAAAAAACATAGGTTTTAATGGtatcatttaatatatatttgatttcatacattcattaattgaaaataagtaatatatattaaatgcaCACTTATTATTTGGAAAAAGAATAATAGATTTTAATGGTATCATTTAAGGATTAtttcaattcatgcattcattaaATGCACATTATGcattcatttaatatatattataaaaatcatttatgatattaaaaaataaattttttatgcatctATATTTGCCTAAAATACGGGCACcatagacaatttttttagttgtttttttaataaattatattaattagtgAAACGTTTAATAGAAAGTGGATTTTAGAGGCACGTATTATTTGATGTTCATGAACACTCTCTCCATTCCGAATTACATATTGACTGATGCATCATgcatgtttcaattttttaaaataaaatattaaaacatttattctaattttgtcttttaataaatatttttattttgaaaaacttaataatatttatttaaaagtaaaaaaaaagagtaattaagggtattttaataaatttctcctaataaaatttattgtcttgATATACATATTTTCCTTAATTTACGCGGACAAAATCTTAAACTTTTAGAATAGAGGGAGTACCTTCTATATTTCTCATATTGACATAAGTCAAAGTGGCTAAGGAGAGAAAAAAGTgtataattgaataatttagTGTGTACAAGTCACACCAGTCCggtggaaaaaaattattgttggaaTTACATGTTGTCattaaatattatcattacttaattcatttaattttatatgtatttttgaaataaaatttaaaaatttgacattattaattaaaattaactaattcatCTAAATTTTTAATAGTCTTCGTtggattatttatttgtttcttactttttaaaattaactagcatttatattttttttgtgtgaataaCCAGTACTAACATTTATATTAAAggcaaaaagaaataattacagTGGGTCCACTGAGAAGAGTTCTTAAAGAGAGAAAGTCAGAATAGTTGATGGCCTAGCATTAAACTTTAACAATGAcgttttaattcatttaataaaattagtataaCTTTTAATAATGACGTTTTACTTCTTAAAGAGAGAAAGTCAAAAGAGTTGATGGCCTAGCATTAAACTTTAATAATGAcgttttaattcatttaataaaattagtataaCTTTTAAGTGATAAGTACAGtattaagaatatatatttcattctaAAAGCATGCTAATATTTTATCGTATAAATGACAACACACTACAAGCTTATACAGACAACAACTCCACGTACAAGAATAATGAATATGGCCTTCTTCATGAATATGCCCGGAGTAGCTgttcttcttctacttcttaTTTTGCCACCACCATTGTTCATTGCAGCAGACAACAAATTGATTCAAACTTTGTGCCACAACTCTGAGACACCTGAAACTTGTATGAGGTGTGTGCAATCTTCTAAAAAGGCTGTGAATGTTAATAGTACTGTTGGAGTAGCCATGATCGTTATCAATTGCATCAAGGACAAGGCAAATGCCTTGGCACTCAACATGACAAAGTTGGCTTCCACATCAAATGGACATCTAAAGTCCATTTGTAAAAAATGTGCAAAAGACTATGGCCACCACATTGCCAAGAAAGAGTTTTTTTCCTCCAAGCATGCCTTGCGGAATCATAGATATGACAAAGCTGAATCTGCTGTGGCTAGAGCCCTAAGTATTGATCTTGCTTGCCACTCAATTTTGACGAGTCTTCACCATGATGAAGTGCCAAGTCATGTTTTTGATGGTATGAAGACATACGAGGAGCTCTCTGAGGCTGCTTGTAGAATAATGGAAAAGATTTATGAATAAGGGGTAATGCCTAAACAATATTTCTTAAAGTTATGTATTGCTAGTTGCTCAATAtctataatcaattaaaataattagacgATCTATATCACTTTAAAAAACAGAGGAATAAGAGCAGATTTATTTGACCGCTAATTTAGTTTATCACTAAAttgatgacaaaaaaatatcaaatgttAAATCTCCAAAACCTCACTGACTGATTAATTGATCACTTGATTAAGAATTTAGTAACAGTAAATTAACATTATCaaacatcaattatatataacttattttgGCAATGAAACTAATCGaactaataatttattaagcgcttgatttatttttattatgaaaaatgtgttttttattaGTTAGTTTGTTCATGGTTCACGGTCAAACCGATTTAATAATTTGTTAAGCGCTTGAAATAAAGTAGTCAAATTGTCAAGATGAGCtgcaaagaaaattataaaaacctcatgaAGACACACCACACACAAATAAGTacaaatacaaattaattattaccaaattgacataataataatttatattttttaattaagtaattcATATTAATATCATGATCatctgaagaagaaaaaaaaaaac contains:
- the LOC100801232 gene encoding cysteine proteinase inhibitor-like protein precursor, whose product is MIKLECLLLVLVLMTSVVARKEPLLGRWSPIKNINDPKVIEIANYAIATFDKRFGTKKKLEKMIEGETRTVEGLKYKTRIVAGMDYFLIFRANDEYGEFQNYGATVRVIESLHFRNLTGFVPANS
- the LOC100806569 gene encoding U-box domain-containing protein 8-like; this translates as MSRDDNFNPYSLELPLTLALATSSRPHKSITCFCNELDAVLGCRFLALPRVFVGGIYVGALVPALLTCLQHISAANLRHRALSLLLHLSLDDDTKVSLVAEGLLSPAAPSDCHALAATLLTSLVVFQVNKATIEAFPGSIHALVTLLCNGKGRERKEAATTLYALCSFPHNQHKAVECGTVPVLLRSANS
- the LOC121175305 gene encoding uncharacterized protein encodes the protein MNMAFFMNMPGVAVLLLLLILPPPLFIAADNKLIQTLCHNSETPETCMRCVQSSKKAVNVNSTVGVAMIVINCIKDKANALALNMTKLASTSNGHLKSICKKCAKDYGHHIAKKEFFSSKHALRNHRYDKAESAVARALSIDLACHSILTSLHHDEVPSHVFDGMKTYEELSEAACRIMEKIYE